One window from the genome of Amycolatopsis sp. NBC_01480 encodes:
- a CDS encoding replication-relaxation family protein — protein sequence MITTITRQHSLRGHLPGRHTARAAGSVEHQAMLAARLTVRDKWLLALLHEHRVLTTAQIQDVAFPSGRSARQRLRDLYLWRAVSRFQPFQQLGSAPMHYVLGPAGAAVLAAEYGLEVTELGYRHDRAMGIAHNQRLAHTVGVNDFFTSLIARARRTLPPQAEAVVVWWSESRCARHFGDLVIPDSYGRWRTRHRTGGVREVEWFLEFDTGTESLTKVGRKLAGYARLAESTGIATPVLVWLPSTRREAGARTALARVHAGLDHPRTVPVATAAADLLDPAAPYPSPAEAVWLPLTSARADRAGPRYRLADLADAWPGLPPPADPAAPDDGQSDGEAAAATPYRLPPPSPIPPPATPNRVARGEH from the coding sequence TTGATCACCACCATCACCCGCCAGCACAGCCTGCGCGGCCACCTCCCCGGCCGCCACACCGCCCGCGCCGCCGGCTCGGTCGAGCACCAGGCCATGCTCGCCGCCCGCCTGACCGTCCGCGACAAGTGGCTCCTGGCCCTGCTGCACGAGCACCGGGTCCTGACCACCGCCCAGATCCAGGATGTGGCCTTCCCCTCCGGGCGCTCAGCGCGGCAGCGGCTGCGCGACCTGTACCTCTGGCGCGCGGTGTCCCGGTTCCAGCCGTTCCAGCAGCTCGGCTCCGCACCCATGCACTACGTCCTGGGCCCCGCCGGCGCCGCCGTCCTCGCCGCCGAGTACGGCCTCGAGGTCACAGAACTGGGCTACCGGCACGACCGCGCCATGGGCATCGCCCACAACCAGCGCCTCGCCCACACCGTCGGTGTGAACGACTTCTTCACCTCGCTGATCGCCCGCGCTCGCCGCACCCTGCCGCCCCAGGCGGAGGCGGTGGTGGTGTGGTGGTCGGAATCCCGCTGTGCCCGGCATTTCGGTGACCTCGTCATCCCCGATAGCTACGGCCGCTGGCGCACCCGCCACCGCACCGGCGGCGTCCGGGAGGTGGAGTGGTTCCTCGAGTTCGACACCGGCACCGAGTCCCTGACCAAGGTCGGGCGCAAGCTCGCCGGTTACGCCCGGCTGGCCGAGTCGACCGGCATCGCCACCCCGGTGCTGGTGTGGCTGCCCAGCACCCGCCGCGAAGCCGGCGCCCGCACCGCCCTCGCCCGCGTCCACGCCGGCCTCGACCACCCCCGGACGGTGCCGGTGGCCACCGCCGCGGCCGACCTGCTCGACCCCGCCGCGCCGTATCCGAGCCCGGCCGAGGCGGTGTGGCTGCCGCTGACCTCGGCGCGCGCCGACCGCGCCGGCCCGCGCTACCGCCTCGCCGACCTCGCCGACGCCTGGCCCGGCCTGCCACCGCCCGCCGACCCTGCCGCGCCCGACGACGGTCAGAGCGACGGCGAGGCCGCCGCGGCCACGCCGTACCGGCTGCCACCGCCGAGTCCGATCCCTCCACCGGCCACCCCCAACCGGGTCGCCCGCGGCGAGCACTGA
- a CDS encoding type IV secretory system conjugative DNA transfer family protein, producing the protein MASRDAASPVMQNWVSDYLRDPGSATATLLTALREWALGWGPVAAVALAVALAGGVAAHRWWRTRRHAALLVGARRITVLAPPTVDPAGGVAVWSNLVGLLRPAWRRWWAGQPHLAMEYVFGEHGVSVQFWVPGVIPPSLVERAIEAAWPGSHTRTSPATSPFPDPGSGRRRITVGGQLRLARPEALPIRTSFDADPIRGLLGAPVGLGRDERACVQILARPVTGARVARARRAARRVHQGSPGRLGGRILDAVTPGAHAGLRGRTPDSRRISQDPQLSLEYSAQNKAIVGKQRGSQYETVVRYAVATELPANVPDDLARRARDTARGRAHALAAAFAAYTDHNHYTRTRLRRPAHALAGRRLERGDLLSVPELAVLAHLPTDPDIPGVERAGAKAVAPPPGVATPGPEVKPLGQSDTGHARPVGLRVADARHHLHVLGATGSGKSTLLGTMILDDAENHRGVVLIDPKGDLVTDVLNRLPRSAADRVVLFDADSRHRPPILNPLEGGDTDREVDNLVSVFRRVYSAFWGPRTDDLMRAACLTLRAQEGVPTLADLPKLLVSEAFRSRITAGLADPVLRGFWEWYDDLTDSSRSQVISPLMNKLRAFLLRPFVKEAIAGGRSTVDMSQVLDEGGICLVRIPKGSLGEETTRLVGSLVVARTWQATTARARVPQRERPDASLVVDECHNFLNLPYPLEDMLAEARGFRVSMTLAHQHLGQLSRELKEGISTNARSKIFFSASPEDARELARHTAPRLSDHDLSHLGVYHTATRLVVHGEETEPFTMTTTPMRDPIPGRAREIRAALRARRRAHNTAAGDTAAATRATATRTAPTARRVPPARPPKTDPRRTRR; encoded by the coding sequence ATGGCTTCGCGCGACGCGGCATCGCCGGTGATGCAGAACTGGGTGAGTGACTACCTGCGCGACCCCGGCAGCGCCACCGCCACCCTGCTCACCGCCCTGCGCGAGTGGGCGCTGGGGTGGGGACCGGTCGCCGCCGTGGCCCTGGCCGTGGCGCTGGCGGGCGGGGTCGCGGCACACCGCTGGTGGCGGACCCGCCGACATGCCGCGCTGCTGGTCGGTGCCCGCCGGATCACCGTGCTCGCCCCACCCACCGTGGATCCCGCCGGCGGCGTCGCGGTCTGGTCCAACCTCGTCGGATTGCTGCGCCCGGCCTGGCGGCGGTGGTGGGCCGGGCAGCCGCATCTGGCGATGGAGTACGTGTTTGGCGAGCATGGCGTCTCCGTGCAGTTCTGGGTCCCCGGCGTCATCCCACCCAGCTTGGTGGAGCGGGCGATCGAGGCCGCCTGGCCCGGCTCCCACACCCGCACCAGCCCCGCCACCTCCCCGTTCCCCGATCCAGGGTCCGGGCGCCGGCGGATCACGGTCGGCGGGCAGCTGCGCCTGGCCCGCCCGGAGGCGCTGCCGATCCGCACGAGCTTCGACGCGGACCCGATCCGGGGGCTCCTGGGCGCCCCGGTCGGCCTCGGCCGGGACGAGCGCGCCTGCGTGCAGATCCTCGCCCGCCCGGTCACCGGCGCCCGGGTCGCCCGGGCCCGCCGCGCGGCCCGCCGGGTGCACCAGGGCTCCCCGGGCCGGCTCGGTGGGCGGATCCTGGACGCGGTCACGCCGGGTGCGCACGCCGGTCTCCGGGGCCGGACCCCGGACTCGCGGCGGATCAGCCAGGACCCGCAGCTGTCGCTGGAATATTCCGCCCAGAACAAGGCGATCGTGGGCAAACAGCGCGGCTCCCAGTACGAGACCGTCGTGCGCTACGCCGTGGCCACCGAGCTGCCCGCCAACGTCCCCGACGACCTGGCCCGGCGGGCCCGGGACACCGCACGTGGGCGGGCACACGCGCTGGCCGCCGCGTTCGCCGCCTACACCGACCACAACCACTACACCCGCACCCGTCTACGCCGGCCCGCCCACGCGCTCGCCGGCCGGCGCCTCGAGCGCGGGGACCTGCTCTCGGTGCCCGAGCTGGCGGTGCTCGCGCACCTGCCCACCGACCCGGACATCCCCGGCGTCGAACGCGCCGGAGCCAAAGCCGTCGCCCCGCCACCCGGGGTCGCGACACCGGGACCGGAGGTCAAACCGCTGGGCCAGTCCGACACCGGCCACGCCCGCCCGGTCGGGCTGCGGGTCGCCGACGCACGCCACCACCTGCATGTGCTCGGCGCCACCGGCAGCGGGAAGTCAACCCTGCTGGGCACCATGATCCTCGACGACGCCGAGAACCACCGCGGTGTCGTCCTGATCGACCCGAAAGGCGATCTGGTCACCGACGTCCTCAACCGGCTGCCGCGCTCGGCCGCGGACCGCGTGGTGCTGTTCGACGCCGACTCCCGGCACCGCCCGCCCATCCTGAATCCGTTGGAGGGCGGGGACACCGACCGGGAGGTCGACAACCTCGTCTCGGTGTTCCGCAGGGTGTATTCGGCGTTCTGGGGTCCGCGCACCGACGACCTCATGCGCGCCGCCTGCCTGACCCTGCGGGCGCAAGAAGGTGTCCCGACCCTGGCCGATCTGCCGAAATTGCTCGTCAGTGAGGCGTTCCGGTCCCGCATCACCGCCGGGCTCGCCGACCCGGTGCTGCGCGGGTTCTGGGAGTGGTACGACGACCTCACCGACAGCTCCCGCTCCCAGGTCATCTCCCCGCTGATGAACAAACTGCGGGCGTTCCTGCTGCGGCCCTTCGTCAAGGAAGCCATCGCCGGCGGACGCTCCACAGTGGACATGTCCCAGGTCCTGGACGAGGGCGGCATCTGCCTGGTCCGCATCCCCAAAGGCTCCCTCGGCGAGGAGACCACACGGCTGGTCGGGTCCCTGGTCGTGGCCCGAACCTGGCAGGCCACCACCGCCCGCGCCCGCGTCCCGCAACGCGAGCGTCCCGACGCGAGCCTGGTGGTCGACGAATGCCACAACTTCCTGAACCTGCCCTACCCGCTCGAAGACATGCTCGCCGAAGCCCGGGGATTCCGCGTGTCGATGACGCTCGCGCACCAGCACCTCGGGCAACTGTCCCGCGAGCTGAAGGAAGGCATCTCCACCAACGCCCGCTCGAAAATCTTCTTCTCCGCCAGCCCCGAAGACGCCCGCGAACTCGCCCGCCACACCGCACCCCGGCTCTCCGACCACGACCTGTCCCACCTCGGCGTCTACCACACCGCGACCCGGCTGGTCGTGCACGGCGAGGAAACCGAACCCTTCACCATGACCACCACGCCCATGCGCGACCCGATTCCCGGACGGGCACGGGAAATCCGGGCCGCGCTCCGCGCCCGGCGCCGCGCGCACAACACCGCCGCCGGTGACACCGCAGCGGCGACTCGCGCCACCGCGACCCGGACCGCGCCGACCGCGCGCCGGGTTCCGCCGGCCCGGCCGCCCAAGACCGATCCCCGCCGCACCCGCCGCTGA
- a CDS encoding VirB4 family type IV secretion system protein, whose amino-acid sequence MARTRNHAAAGRSGSAGAFTPDSLSVSARHLEVGNEFVASFGVTGYPQEVYPGWLAPLLTYPARLDVSVHVQPVDPATAAKGLRTQRGKLESSRRHNARHDRLDDPDLDAAAADAADLSRRIARGDGKLFKFGLYLTVHAPDETSLAEEVSALRSLCASLLLDAKPATYRALQGWVSTLPLGLDPLGLKRTFDTAAVSAAYPFTSPDLPPTAPATPAPPGVLYGYNIGSAGLVHWDRFACDNYNSVVLGRSGAGKSYLVKLELLRSLYRTLGDDENGWAAGGVQVFVVDPEDEYARLAAQVGGTYVHLGAGGVRVNPFDLPVHTDAHGRRTAPRDALRRRSLFLHTVLAVLFGAEVTGAERAVLDTAITATYAAVGITGDARTWTRPAPLLRDLRDVLAASGDRGDAVAADLAARLHPFVDGSFADLFDGPTAAAPDGHLVVFSLRDLPDELRAIGTLLVLDTVWRRVSNPAHRQPRLVVVDEAWLLMQQPAGAKFLWRMAKAARKHWCGLTVATQDTADVLSSDLGKAIVSNAATQVLLRQAPQAIDEIAETFDLSAGERQFLLSADRGQGLLSSGTQRVAFQSLASPTENFLITTDPAELARFAEADPDATDSGLADAYLDLGSAGDTETEPDDDGLDDTGHLDLGPA is encoded by the coding sequence ATGGCACGCACCAGAAACCACGCCGCCGCGGGCCGGTCCGGGTCGGCCGGGGCGTTCACCCCCGACTCGTTGTCGGTATCCGCCCGGCACCTGGAAGTCGGCAACGAGTTCGTTGCCTCGTTCGGTGTGACCGGCTATCCGCAGGAGGTCTACCCCGGCTGGCTCGCCCCGCTGCTGACCTACCCCGCGCGCCTCGACGTGTCCGTGCACGTCCAGCCCGTCGACCCGGCCACCGCCGCCAAGGGTCTGCGCACCCAACGCGGCAAACTCGAATCGTCCCGCCGGCATAACGCCCGGCATGACCGGCTCGACGACCCGGACCTCGACGCCGCCGCCGCCGACGCCGCCGACCTGTCCCGGCGCATCGCCCGCGGCGACGGGAAACTCTTCAAATTCGGCCTCTACCTGACCGTGCACGCACCGGACGAAACCTCGCTCGCCGAGGAGGTCTCGGCGCTGCGGTCACTGTGCGCGTCACTCTTGTTGGACGCGAAACCCGCGACCTACCGGGCGCTGCAAGGCTGGGTGTCCACCCTGCCACTCGGGCTGGACCCGCTCGGGTTGAAACGGACGTTCGACACCGCCGCGGTCTCCGCCGCCTATCCCTTCACCTCACCGGACCTGCCCCCGACCGCCCCTGCCACCCCGGCCCCGCCCGGGGTCCTCTACGGCTACAACATCGGCTCCGCCGGGTTGGTGCACTGGGACCGGTTCGCGTGCGACAACTACAACTCCGTCGTACTGGGCCGCTCCGGGGCAGGCAAGTCGTACTTGGTCAAGCTCGAGCTGCTGCGCAGCCTCTACCGCACCCTCGGCGACGACGAGAACGGGTGGGCCGCGGGCGGGGTGCAGGTGTTCGTCGTCGACCCCGAGGACGAGTACGCCCGCCTGGCTGCCCAGGTCGGCGGCACCTACGTGCACCTCGGTGCGGGCGGGGTCAGGGTGAACCCGTTCGACCTGCCCGTGCACACCGACGCCCACGGCCGCCGCACCGCCCCACGCGACGCGCTCCGCCGGCGCAGCCTGTTCCTGCACACCGTCCTCGCGGTGCTCTTCGGCGCGGAGGTCACCGGCGCCGAGCGGGCCGTGCTCGACACCGCGATCACCGCCACCTACGCGGCTGTGGGCATCACCGGCGACGCCCGCACCTGGACCCGCCCGGCGCCGCTGCTGCGTGACCTGCGCGACGTCCTCGCCGCCTCCGGCGACAGAGGTGACGCGGTGGCCGCCGACCTGGCCGCCCGGCTGCACCCGTTCGTCGACGGGTCGTTCGCCGATCTCTTCGACGGGCCCACCGCTGCGGCCCCGGACGGGCACCTGGTCGTGTTCTCCCTGCGGGATCTGCCCGACGAGCTGCGGGCGATCGGCACCCTGCTCGTGCTCGACACCGTCTGGCGGCGCGTCTCGAACCCCGCCCACCGGCAGCCCCGGCTGGTGGTGGTCGACGAGGCGTGGCTGCTGATGCAGCAACCCGCAGGCGCGAAGTTCCTGTGGCGGATGGCCAAAGCCGCCCGTAAACACTGGTGCGGTCTCACCGTCGCCACCCAGGACACCGCCGACGTGCTCAGCAGCGACCTGGGCAAAGCCATCGTCAGCAACGCCGCCACCCAGGTGCTGCTGCGCCAGGCGCCGCAAGCCATCGACGAGATCGCCGAGACCTTCGACCTGTCCGCCGGCGAGCGGCAGTTCCTGCTGTCGGCCGACCGGGGCCAGGGTCTCTTGTCCTCGGGGACACAGCGGGTGGCGTTCCAGTCGCTGGCCTCGCCCACCGAGAACTTCCTGATCACGACTGACCCCGCCGAACTCGCCCGATTCGCCGAAGCAGACCCGGACGCCACCGACAGCGGCCTCGCCGACGCCTACCTCGACCTCGGGTCTGCCGGGGACACCGAGACGGAGCCCGACGATGACGGGCTCGACGACACCGGACACCTCGACCTCGGCCCCGCGTGA
- a CDS encoding PrgI family protein, with product MSYHDSRTNVSYAVRIPADVDRPDRVLGPLTARQLGILGVAGLLLYGLYAASRAVLPLPVFLIVAVPAGIAATVLALGRRDGLPLDTLALAAIRQHLSPRHRVSAPDGVRAAPAWLTAQHPDTRGGRGHPAGAEPVSPAPLELPAHGVADTGAPAGIVDLGGDGLAVIAVCSTVNFSLRTPGEQEALVASFARYLHSLTAPVQFLVRAERLDLAPQIAELRARAGGLPHPALEAAARDHADFLAELTAQSDLLRRQVLLVLHEPLRTSPAPATAIRLPWRRGRSDEHTVDERVRQAAEQRLVRRLGEATELLSPAGIVVTPLDAAAATGVLAAACNPDTFLPPSAGLAAADEVVTATTTFTDLYDPEPAAAAHPRRAPATRRSPGPADRGPEPSRAEAPRSGRPQAAGPWLSDDEDWDYDDEIESR from the coding sequence ATGAGCTACCACGATTCCCGAACGAACGTGTCGTATGCGGTTCGTATCCCCGCCGATGTCGATCGCCCGGACCGGGTCCTCGGGCCGCTGACCGCCCGGCAACTAGGGATCCTCGGCGTCGCCGGGCTGCTGCTCTACGGCCTCTACGCGGCAAGCCGCGCCGTACTGCCGCTGCCGGTGTTCCTGATCGTCGCGGTCCCGGCCGGGATCGCGGCCACCGTGCTGGCACTGGGCCGGCGCGACGGACTCCCGCTGGACACGCTCGCCCTCGCCGCGATCCGCCAGCACCTGTCCCCGCGCCACCGCGTCTCCGCCCCCGACGGCGTCCGCGCGGCCCCGGCCTGGCTGACCGCCCAGCACCCCGACACGCGAGGCGGCCGCGGGCACCCCGCCGGGGCCGAGCCGGTATCGCCGGCCCCGCTGGAACTCCCGGCCCACGGTGTGGCCGACACCGGCGCGCCGGCCGGGATCGTCGACCTCGGCGGCGACGGCCTCGCGGTCATCGCCGTCTGCTCCACCGTCAACTTCTCGCTGCGCACACCGGGAGAGCAAGAAGCACTTGTCGCCTCGTTTGCCCGGTATCTGCACAGCCTGACCGCGCCCGTGCAGTTCCTCGTGCGGGCCGAACGGCTCGACCTCGCGCCGCAGATCGCCGAGCTGCGGGCCCGCGCCGGCGGGCTCCCGCACCCCGCGCTGGAGGCCGCGGCCCGCGATCACGCGGACTTCCTCGCCGAGCTCACCGCCCAGTCGGATCTGCTGCGCCGGCAGGTGCTGCTCGTGCTGCACGAACCCCTGCGCACCAGCCCGGCACCCGCCACAGCGATCAGGCTGCCGTGGCGGCGCGGCCGCAGCGACGAGCACACCGTGGACGAGCGGGTGCGGCAGGCCGCGGAGCAACGGCTCGTCCGCCGCCTCGGCGAAGCCACCGAACTGCTCTCCCCCGCCGGGATCGTCGTGACCCCGCTCGATGCCGCGGCCGCGACCGGGGTGCTGGCCGCGGCGTGCAACCCCGACACGTTCCTGCCGCCCTCGGCCGGGCTGGCCGCCGCCGACGAGGTCGTCACCGCCACCACCACCTTCACCGACCTCTACGACCCCGAACCCGCAGCGGCTGCGCACCCGCGCCGCGCCCCGGCCACGCGCCGCTCCCCCGGCCCTGCGGATCGCGGCCCCGAGCCCTCCCGCGCCGAGGCGCCGCGATCCGGCCGCCCGCAGGCGGCGGGGCCGTGGCTGTCCGACGACGAGGACTGGGACTACGACGACGAGATCGAAAGCAGGTAG
- a CDS encoding DUF5372 family protein, protein MVTHPFHPLCGRDLPVLFERRTRRGLWFVCEVDGKQRATLRQEWTDRGAPAGDQRLSADGLTALREVVDAVAGRRSGTTQVGE, encoded by the coding sequence GTGGTTACCCATCCCTTTCATCCGTTGTGTGGCCGGGATCTGCCGGTGTTGTTCGAGCGGCGGACGCGGCGCGGGCTGTGGTTCGTGTGTGAGGTCGACGGCAAGCAGCGAGCGACGCTGCGGCAGGAGTGGACCGATCGCGGCGCGCCGGCTGGTGATCAGCGGCTATCGGCCGACGGGCTGACGGCGTTGCGCGAGGTGGTCGACGCGGTGGCGGGTCGCCGTTCAGGCACCACCCAGGTGGGTGAATGA
- a CDS encoding recombinase family protein produces MAPVNGSSKITTDHRSRSAVVYVRQSTLMQVREHGESTARQYGLSTVAVELGWTAEQVLVVDADLGVSGRFGSERDGFRELISRVCLGEVGAIFGLEVSRLARSSAEFARLLELARLTDTLLIDGDGVYDLGDVNDRLLLGLKGSMSEAELHVLAGRLHGAKLAAAHRGELRAKLAVGFVYDLDGQVVIDPDEQVRTAVEDLFAEFARTGSAFGVVKAFAETGRLFPQRAYGGAWAGRLKWGKLGHYRVLQALKNPAYAGAYTYGRSYDKRRVQPDGTVRSARRTRARDEWTVLIQDHHEGYISWQQYLDNEAKLAANQTNAGARPPREGIALCQGIVYCGGCGSRMGTRYGARHYVHYECVSARDQAKTARCRSVTASTVDAIVSELLLKAVTPEQITAALAVADEVTERHVRSHRAAELTVERARYEADRAERAFSQVEPENRLVARSLESRWEVKLAAVAEAEAALETARAAKPPLPPRSTLEALAADLPRLWDDPDTSPRDRKRLLRTLIADVTLLPTDDPREARIGVRWHTGAIDEVTVNRKGPGRTPATALEIIRRHGATRTSEQLAAELNAAGLTTGKGRPWDTAAVARVRDTYGIPAPRTAAVREGEVSIAQAAAQLGVAPKAVGNWIRKGQLPARRGAAGRWCIPWDEATQELYRQQVANSFRVTRTTPTTAGEAV; encoded by the coding sequence GTGGCACCGGTGAACGGCTCGTCGAAGATCACCACGGATCACCGGTCGCGCAGCGCGGTGGTGTATGTGCGGCAGTCGACGCTGATGCAGGTCCGCGAGCATGGCGAGTCGACCGCCCGCCAGTACGGCCTGTCCACGGTGGCGGTCGAACTCGGCTGGACCGCCGAGCAGGTTCTCGTCGTCGACGCCGACCTCGGCGTGTCCGGCCGCTTCGGGTCGGAACGCGACGGGTTTCGCGAGCTGATCTCCCGGGTGTGTCTGGGCGAGGTTGGCGCGATCTTCGGGCTGGAGGTCTCGCGGCTGGCGCGCTCGTCGGCCGAGTTCGCGCGGCTGCTGGAACTGGCCCGGTTGACCGACACGCTCCTGATCGACGGCGACGGGGTCTACGACCTGGGCGACGTCAACGACCGTTTGTTGTTGGGGCTCAAGGGAAGCATGTCGGAGGCCGAGCTTCATGTGCTGGCCGGCCGGTTGCACGGCGCGAAGCTCGCGGCCGCGCACCGCGGCGAGTTGCGCGCGAAGCTGGCGGTCGGGTTCGTCTACGACCTCGACGGCCAGGTCGTGATCGACCCGGATGAGCAGGTCCGCACCGCGGTGGAGGATCTGTTCGCCGAGTTCGCCCGCACCGGGTCGGCGTTCGGGGTGGTCAAGGCGTTCGCCGAGACCGGTAGGTTGTTCCCGCAACGCGCCTACGGCGGCGCGTGGGCGGGGCGGTTGAAGTGGGGCAAGCTCGGCCACTACCGGGTACTGCAAGCCTTGAAGAACCCCGCCTACGCCGGGGCCTACACCTACGGTCGCAGCTACGACAAACGCCGTGTCCAGCCGGATGGCACGGTGCGCTCGGCACGCCGCACCCGTGCCAGGGACGAGTGGACGGTGCTGATCCAGGACCACCACGAGGGCTACATCAGCTGGCAGCAGTACCTGGACAACGAGGCCAAGCTCGCGGCGAACCAGACCAACGCCGGTGCCCGTCCGCCGCGCGAGGGCATCGCGTTGTGTCAGGGCATCGTCTACTGCGGCGGCTGCGGTTCGCGGATGGGCACCCGCTACGGCGCCCGGCACTACGTGCACTACGAGTGCGTCAGCGCCCGCGACCAGGCCAAGACCGCGCGCTGCCGCTCGGTGACCGCCTCCACGGTGGACGCGATCGTCTCGGAGTTGCTGCTCAAGGCGGTGACCCCGGAACAGATCACGGCCGCGCTGGCAGTGGCGGACGAGGTCACCGAGCGGCACGTCCGCTCGCACCGGGCCGCTGAACTCACGGTCGAACGCGCCCGCTACGAGGCCGACCGCGCCGAACGCGCGTTCAGTCAGGTGGAGCCGGAGAACCGGTTGGTGGCACGGAGCCTGGAATCCCGCTGGGAAGTCAAGCTCGCCGCGGTGGCCGAGGCGGAGGCGGCGCTGGAGACCGCGCGGGCAGCCAAGCCACCGTTGCCGCCCCGCTCGACGTTGGAGGCGTTGGCGGCGGATCTGCCGCGGTTGTGGGACGACCCGGACACCAGCCCGCGTGACCGCAAACGGCTGCTGCGCACCCTCATCGCCGACGTCACCCTGCTGCCCACCGACGATCCCCGCGAGGCCCGGATCGGGGTGCGCTGGCACACCGGCGCCATCGACGAGGTCACCGTCAATCGCAAAGGCCCCGGTCGCACCCCGGCCACCGCGTTGGAGATCATCCGCCGGCATGGCGCGACACGCACCAGCGAGCAGCTCGCCGCGGAGCTCAACGCCGCTGGCCTGACCACGGGCAAGGGACGTCCCTGGGACACTGCCGCCGTTGCCCGGGTCCGCGACACCTACGGCATTCCCGCGCCTCGCACCGCGGCGGTCCGCGAGGGCGAAGTCAGCATCGCCCAGGCCGCCGCGCAGTTGGGCGTCGCGCCCAAAGCGGTCGGCAACTGGATCCGGAAAGGACAGCTGCCCGCCCGCCGCGGCGCCGCCGGACGCTGGTGCATCCCCTGGGACGAGGCCACACAAGAGCTCTACCGGCAGCAGGTCGCGAACTCGTTCCGCGTCACACGAACCACCCCAACAACCGCAGGAGAGGCAGTATGA
- a CDS encoding pilin, whose amino-acid sequence MPVSARPQRGAHRRRDVLLIGWLVALGVLLTSSTARAETVQIVALAQTVEQVFTNIRNLIMGILAGAALVLFTVAGLRYLLASGDPGEIEKAKGAFKAGCIGFGLAALAPLVVEMLKTIVGGV is encoded by the coding sequence ATGCCCGTATCGGCGCGGCCACAGCGAGGCGCGCACCGCCGCCGTGATGTCCTGCTGATCGGGTGGCTGGTCGCCCTCGGGGTGCTGCTGACGTCGTCGACGGCGCGGGCGGAGACGGTGCAGATCGTCGCGCTCGCCCAGACCGTCGAGCAGGTCTTCACCAACATCCGCAACTTGATCATGGGGATCCTCGCCGGCGCCGCCCTCGTGCTGTTCACCGTCGCGGGCCTGCGCTACCTGCTGGCCTCCGGCGACCCCGGGGAGATCGAGAAGGCGAAAGGCGCCTTCAAAGCCGGCTGCATCGGCTTCGGGCTCGCCGCGCTCGCCCCGCTCGTGGTCGAGATGCTCAAGACCATCGTGGGCGGGGTGTGA
- a CDS encoding sigma-70 family RNA polymerase sigma factor, translating into MFDVAAATFAWLVTGPHPVCVDGTAIPGLPARPVPLDELGALLLATGCTQATRDATWTYLITRARAEGGTWTMACVGLAMPVLLPVAAQLTHRFRGDRHDIHAAVLTGFLHGLGEAALDRPAILVRLRWAAYRAGYTALREALDAPAPVEDTEFRSTPSHRPGGHPDLVLVTAVRAGVITTDEAALISATRFGDLSLTEAAHARGEHYRTTQQARRRAEQRLARYLTEPANDTDDASAPAPDTGGRGYLRGSGHPVVRLSPTHRLRLRGVTRVSPELAKKFVRPMSPHGPKSGVSARGTRLPARPRRGHSPGPAGHPAPAQEARSCD; encoded by the coding sequence GTGTTCGACGTCGCCGCCGCCACCTTCGCGTGGCTGGTGACCGGCCCCCATCCCGTGTGCGTGGACGGCACCGCGATCCCCGGGCTCCCCGCACGCCCGGTGCCACTGGACGAACTCGGGGCGCTGCTGCTAGCCACGGGCTGCACCCAGGCCACCCGGGACGCGACGTGGACCTACCTGATCACCCGGGCGCGCGCGGAGGGCGGCACCTGGACGATGGCGTGCGTCGGCCTGGCGATGCCGGTGCTGCTGCCGGTCGCCGCGCAGCTGACCCACCGGTTCCGCGGCGACAGGCACGACATCCACGCCGCCGTCCTGACGGGGTTCCTCCACGGGCTCGGCGAGGCCGCGCTGGACCGGCCGGCGATCCTCGTGCGACTGCGGTGGGCGGCCTACCGTGCCGGCTACACCGCGCTGCGCGAGGCCCTCGACGCGCCGGCCCCGGTAGAGGACACCGAGTTCCGCTCCACACCATCACACCGCCCGGGCGGGCACCCCGACCTCGTGCTCGTGACCGCCGTGCGCGCGGGCGTCATCACGACCGACGAGGCCGCGCTGATCTCGGCCACCCGCTTCGGGGACCTGTCGCTGACCGAAGCCGCGCACGCACGCGGAGAGCACTACCGGACAACACAGCAGGCTCGCCGTCGCGCCGAGCAGCGCCTGGCCCGCTACCTCACCGAGCCAGCCAACGACACCGACGACGCCTCCGCTCCGGCGCCCGACACCGGCGGTCGCGGCTACCTGCGCGGGTCCGGGCACCCGGTCGTGCGGCTCTCCCCGACCCACCGGCTGCGGCTACGCGGCGTGACACGGGTGAGTCCGGAACTGGCGAAGAAATTCGTCCGCCCGATGTCTCCGCACGGCCCGAAATCCGGAGTTAGCGCACGCGGGACCCGGCTGCCCGCCCGCCCGCGCCGCGGCCACTCGCCCGGCCCCGCCGGGCACCCGGCGCCCGCTCAGGAGGCCCGCTCATGCGACTGA